In Aegilops tauschii subsp. strangulata cultivar AL8/78 chromosome 3, Aet v6.0, whole genome shotgun sequence, one genomic interval encodes:
- the LOC141042655 gene encoding TPD1 protein homolog 1-like, producing MEAKMMRIFAMLMLFGLCSRGNAELRECTLSDLHVTQTATGKNAGGNPEYAVEVENKCICTQTDVKLLAPGFKSSEPVDPNVFRPDADGKLGTLNNGSPVYYGDKIKFNYASATKFSLALFSSSVACS from the exons ATGGAGGCCAAGATGATGAGGATCTTCGCGATGCTGATGCTCTTCGGCCTCTGCAGCAGAG gcAATGCGGAGTTGCGGGAGTGCACCCTATCGGACCTCCACGTGACCCAGACGGCCACGGGAAAGAACGCCGGAGGGAACCCGGAGTACGCCGTGGAGGTGGAGAACAAGTGCATCTGCACACAGACAGACGTCAAGCTGCTTGCGCCCGGGTTCAAATCCTCCGAGCCCGTGGACCCCAACGTCTTCCGGCCGGACGCCGACGGCAAGCTCGGCACCCTCAACAACGGCTCCCCGGTGTACTACGGTGACAAGATCAAGTTCAACTACGCGTCGGCCACCAAGTTCAGCCTCGCGCTCTTCTCCTCCAGCGTCGCATGCTCGTGA